The region TCCAATTGCCCCCTCTTTCCGACGACCGGCCGTCGCCAACGATTTCTTTTCGTGCGACAGGTGCGATGTTGAATACTCCGCAATCCGAATTCGACGCCAACGAGGAAGTGGTGCTCTTCAAATACGAAGCACACGCCGCTCCCCCCAAGCACGAAGCCTCAAGCGACCTGCTGCCTCAGGAAGTGTTTCGGCTGTGGATTGAAAAAGAACCTGATCAGTCGATTCCATAGATCTTTGATTCACTTGGCGGTAAGCTCATTGGTATGGACCAAACGACCAAGACATCAACCGATGCCAAGCCAGCTACGCGGAAGCGGTGGTTTCGCTTTTCGATACTAACCATCATTCTGCTAACCACCATCATCGGCCTGATCACATCTCAAATTGCCATGACACGTGATCGCGTTCGGTTAGAAGCGGAGCTTTCCAATATTCGCAAGGCGAATCAAATTATCGAAGTTCGCGATCCGAACAAGGTTTACGTCTTGCCGATGGATATTCCCTTGGGGCAAGTGTGCCAGTGGCGGGTTTACATTCCAGAAGGGAGCGCATGTTTTGTGCGATATGAGGTTCGTGAATTATTTCAGCCTTCATCTTCCAAAACGATTTCCGAATGCACGACTTTGACAGGGGGTAATTTCTACACAATCTCACAGACGTTCGATTTCCGTGAACCCCATTCTCAGAAGCTGCCTTCCGGGCGTACCGTACTGCAGGGGAGTGACGCTGTACTGTTTCAAATCAATCAAGACAAGCAGATTAAGCATGGTATTCATCGTTTTCCAATCACAGCATTTCAACGTCCGCTACCTTGGAAATGCTCGAGGTGGCTTAGTAGCTTCGCTGATCGGAAGTACCGTGTTCTCAAATCAAACGATGACGGTCAAGATCGAGTCATTGGCATTAAAACTGAAGCCATGCCGCAAGGGATCTCGCAAAGTTTCGATTTAGACGACGAGATCGTTCTAATTCGCCATGAAGCATACGACAGCACTCATTGGCCGCCTGCGGAACTCGACGATGGATTGCCGCAAGATCTGTTTCGGCTGTGGATTGAAAAGGTACCTGATAAGCCGTAATGGCATGAAAAAAGCGAGGAACGAAACCACGTTCCTCGCTTACTCGGTTGGACTGAGAATCGTATTCAGCTTTTCAGCTCAAAGTCGAATCGCTCGGCGTCTTCGGTTACGTTTGCTTCAAGCTGCGACTTGACGTTGAACTTTCCGGGGACAACGTCGATGTAGTCTGGCGGCATGTCTGGTCCGCCGGGGCGAGTTTCTTTGAGGCCCCGGATACTGACACGTTTTTTGCCGAGCGTCACTTTGGCCCTGTATTCGCCGTCGATGATATCGACAAACGTTTCGGTTCCTTCGGCAACATCTTGAGCAGAAGAGAAGTGAACGCTTCCCTTGGAAATCGGCTCGCCATCCATGGTTATCGTTCCTACAATCGTCTGGCGGGTGGGTAGCTGTTGCGAGTTACAACCGAACAGCAACGCCAAGCCGAGCAGGAACGTCTTGCGGCGCAGAGCTGAAGTTTGCATGCTTGTTTGGCCTATCTATAAAAATGGATGCTGGAAACGACTTAGCAGCTTACGATCCGCCCAGGACTTCGCCATCGGCTCGATTGGCCAGCTTGGCGACGTAAGCGATATCGGCCGTTTCCGCGAGATAGGTCGTCGATCCATCTCCCATTAGAATCTGCACTCCGCCGGGATGGGCCGAACGGAGCGGGCTGTTGTAGCCGTCGTAGTAGACGCCGTCGGTCGCGGAGGTCGTGAAGGTTTGCTTTTCGCCTGGGTTCACGAGGTAGCGAACGATGGTGATATTGTGGGCTCGGTGTGGGTTGGTGTTCGTTTGCCACCCGGCCGCGAAACCATGATAAAACCCTGGCCGATAGTCTTGCTTCGCTCCGCTGGAGTCGTAAACCCAGTCGCCCACTTCCCCGACAAACATGGTGTTGCTGCTGCCATCGGTAATGTCTTTAAAGCCCAGCTTGCCAATTTTGATGAGCGACCCGTTGGTGGCCCACATCCCTTTGTTGGTGTCGGCGGAATAGTCAGATGCACCGATGCCTCCGTAACCAGCGACATGCCCGCCGATGCCGACGTAGTCTGGGATCATCGCGTTAGGTGTGTAGTCGGCAAACTGCTTTTGAATCGGATTGCTAGGGCAGCGGTAGACGGCGAATTCTTTGTTGCTCAGCGCATTGGTAATCGACGTGGCATTGAAGTTCTGGCTCAGGAAGTCGGCTTGTTCGTAGGCGTTGTTCAGTTCCAGGAACGGCATGATGTAGGCCATCCACGATGCCCCGCCGACCGATACGGTGCCGGTTCCAAAGGGTGGACTATTGTTCGCGTTGCCTGGCGGAAATCGATCGTACGTGTCGTGGAAATTGTGAAGTGCCAGGCCCATCTGCTTTAAGTTATTCGCACACTGCGAACGACGAGCGGCCTCGCGAGCTTGTTGCACCGCAGGAAGCAGCAGCGCAATCAGGATTCCAATAATGGCGATCACCACCAACAGTTCCACGAGCGTGAATGCTTTGGCGGACCGATGTACTTTGCACGCAGTCATTTGTGAGTTCCCAAGTAAAGAAATAGATCAACTGGGGGATAACGACTTGTGCATGACGAAGAGGGTGATATTGGGGGATATCACACTTCTTAGCGTAGCGATTCAGACACCATGTTGCTAGAGAAATAAAGGGATTGATGCTTTGATTTGCGCAATTTCGTTTAAAAAGAAGACTACTACCACTGAGGTGGCCTTTAGGTGTCAGCGTTTTGGATAACGCTTCTGGGGAGCGCATAAAAAAGCGGAGAACGTTGGCACATTCCCCGCTTCGTTGATTTCAAATGGCTGCGATCAAGCCTTACGACTTGATCATTTCCTTGACGGTCATGCCGCTAGGGATCATCGGCAGCACGTGTTCCTGGTAAGGAACTTGAACGTCCAGGACATAAGGGCCGTCGTAGTTGATCATCTCTTCCAGGGCTGGAACGAGGTCGGCCTTGGCCCGGATGGTTGCGCCACCGCAGCCGTAGCCTTTGGCGATCTGGACGAAGTTCGGGTAGGTCTCTTTCGGGTAAATGTCTTCACCCTTGCCGTACCATTCTTCGTGGTGAATCGGGCCGAGGTAGGTATGAGCTCGGTTACCGGCCATGAAGCGGTCTTCCCACTGCACCACCATGCCGAGGTGCTGATTGTTGAGCAGCAGCACTTTCACCGGCAGGTTTTCGCAATAACAAGTGGCAAGTTCCTGGATGTTCATCTGGAAGCTGCCGTCCCCCTCGATGTCGATACAAAGTGCATCAGGGTTGGCTGCTTGAGCCCCCATCGCCGCAGGCAGGCCGAAGCCCATCGTGCCGAGACCGCTGCTGGACAACCACGTACGAGGCTTCTTGAACTGATAGAACTGAGCCGCCCACATCTGGTGCTGGCCGACGCCAACCGAAATGATCGTTTCGCGATCTTGGGTCATTCGCGAAAGCTCGGCGATGGCGTGCTGCTGCAGGATGCCTTCGAAGTCCTTGTTGTAAGTCAACGGGTCCTTCTTCTTCATGTCCTGGCAGTGGGCAACCCAATCGGAGATGTCGTCAGGGGCTTCGACCACTTCGTTCAGCATCTTGAGGGCAGGCTTCAAGTCGCTGACGATCGGAATGTGGGCGATCTTGTTCTTGTTCAGTTCGCCTGGGTCGATGTCGATGTGGACGATCTTGGCGTCTTTAGCAAACTCGGCCAGCTTGCCAGTCACGCGGTCGTCGAAGCGAACGCCCAAGCCGATCAGCAAGTCGCACTCGCTCACCGCCAAGTTAGCGTAAACGGTCCCATGCATGCCGAGCATGTCGAGCGAAAGCGGATCGGAGTTAGGAAGTGTACCGAGACCCATCACCGTCATCGTGGTAGGGATGCCGGTCTTTTTGACCAACTCACGAAGTTCTTCCGACGCCTCCGAGGTGATGATCCCGCCACCGGCGTAGATGATCGGACGCTTGGCACGCTTGATGGCGGCGGCGACCTGACGGATCTGTTCCGGCTTGGCCAGACGCGACTGGATGTTGTAGCCAGGCAGGTTCATTTCGCAGTCCCAATCTGGAACCGTTTGTTCGAGCTGAACGTCTTTCGGGATATCGATCAGCACAGGACCAGGGCGACCGGTCGTGGCGATATGGAAAGCTTCCTTCATGATCCGACACAAGTCTTTGATGTCGGTCACGAGATAATGGTGCTTGGTGATACCACGGCAAACTTCCACGATCGGCGTTTCCTGGAACGCGTCCGATCCGATCACTGCACGCGGCACCTGGGCGCTGATGGCGATCAGCGGAATGCTGTCGAGCTTGGCATCGGCAATCGCAGTCACAAGGTTCGTTGCCCCGGGACCGCTGGTAGCCATAGCGGCCCCCACTTTGCCAGTCGAGCGAGCGACGCCTTGGGCGGCGAAGCAGCCACCCTGTTCGTGACGAGGCAGGATCGTGCGGATCTTGTCCTTGTAACGCGTCAACGCCTGGTGCAAAGGCATGCTGCAACCGCCGGGATAAGCGAAGAGTACTTCTACGCCATGTCGTACCAGCGATTCGATCATAATGTCGGCGCCTAGCATGACTTGGTTGCTCGTAGATTTTTCAGTCGAAGTACTCACAGATTCTCTCCGGTGAATGAAACAGATTCCTTTGAACCCAATCCAGGTGCAAACCGATGCACGCTGAGGATTGCTTGCCGCCCTTTAAAAAGGCCCTATTGCCATAGGGGCGGACAAGGGACATTGGTCCAAACTATAAGGATAGGCAGTCGCGGCCTAGGGTTCAACCGAATCAAGCGTTTTTCGGTTGCGGAAACCCACCAAATTGGGGTGAATTTGAGGGCGTCAGCTAGACTATTAACCGCAGATTGCGCCGATTTTCACGGATAGGTAAGAAATTAGCGATGGTTGTTCGTCCACGTTTGCGTAGGCATGATGATCTGGCCGATTGCTTGCATGCCCACGCGAACGTGGGCATGGCATCCAAAATCGGAAGTTAATCGGCCAGCCGGTAACGCAGAATGCACCACAAAGCTTCAATGCCATCCTTCCAGCCAATCTTGTTGCTGGACGACCAATCGTGGGCGTGGTACTGCACTGGGCATTCCACGAAACGGTAGTTTCGCTTGGCCAGCTTGGCGGTAATTTCAGGCTCGACACCGAAGCGATTTTCTTCAATCTCGATCTGCTGGATCACGTTGCGAGGAAACGCTTTGAAAGCGGTTTCCATATCGGTCAGGTGCAGCCCCGTCAGGCAGTTTGAAACGCACGTCAGTGTTTGGTTGCCTAACTGACGAACCCAAGAAACCTGTTTGGTGGCATTATCGGGCTTTAGAAAGCGAGACCCATACGAGACGTCCGCTTCGCCGGTGACGATCGGCCGAATCACATGCACGAGATCTTGCGGGTCGTACTCCAAGTCGGCATCTTGGATCACCACCACATCGCCGGTCACTTGCGGCAACGCCGAACGAATGGCGGCCCCTTTGCCGTGGTTCTCGGTGTGATAAACAATCTTCAGATCGCAGAAGTGTGCCAGACGCGTCAGCACGTCACGCGTGCCGTCGGTGCTTCCGTCGTCGACGATGACAATCTCGCTGCGAAACGGCAACTGCATCAATCGTTGAATCACCGTCGCGATGGTGGTCTCTTCGTTAAAGACCGGAACGATGACCGACAAGCGGAAATCGTGTGGCACGGGAAAGTCGACTTCGACATTCTGCGAGTCGTTCTCGGTGAATAGTTCGTCTGAAATCTGCACCGCTTCGGCGAGGCGAAATTCATACGGTGCGAGATCCAAAGGATGATCGTCGATCGGTTCCCAGGTGGATGCTCCGCTCGCGGGTGTCGGTAAGCTGGTCGTCATGGTTGCCCTCTTGTGGTTGCCGCGTGTGGGGCACGCGCCAGTTGCGATGATGGGTGATCGCTGCCGTTGTGCGAAGGAATCGCAGGCCAGGCAACGTATCCAGATTGTTCAGCGTCCGATATCGAACGCTGTTGTGGGGCGAGATATTCCGGGGATTGGGGATCGTTGAACAAGTCGCTGCGTCCCCAAAGTTGGGCAAGAGAATCTTGATACAGCAGCGTCCATCCGGTCGCCATTTCTTCCATGACTTGTTCCGAATGAGGCTGTCCCCGATCGAGCAGGACAAGTTTCGGATCGCCTTGCTGAAGTGCGGCCGTAGGATCGACGGGGCCTGCGAGTTTGCGATGTCGCATGCCAGGGGCATCCCCCAGGATGAAATCGAAGTGACGGTCGACGACCGCTTGCGGATAGCAAGTGCGGAAACGGCCATCGAACTGAACCGTTGAATCGCCTTCGCCACAGCGAGCCGCGATGAAGTATTGAGCCCAGTTGTAGGAAACGATCGTCTTGCCATGCAGGTGATGTTCGTCCAGGAACTCGATCGCCGAGACTGGGTAGGTATCACGGTAAACAGGCATCACGCTCAAGCGATGCCATAGCGGAACGGCGAACAGCAAGCCACCCAGCACAACCGCACCCCAGGCAAACGCCGGATGCGGGGCACGTTCGGTGCCGTCGGATCTCTGCGTCACACGCTCCCAGGCACTAGCAACATGCGGCGTCACCCAGAAGCCGCACAGCATAGCCAGGAAGGGAGCATGGCGTTGGTGCATGACAGCCTGAGCGGCGACCAGCATTAAGACGACTAGCTGCGTGAAGTCGACTGGTTTCTTGGAAAATGCCAGCGAAAAGACAATCACCGCGGCCATGGCAACAAACGCAATGCTGAACATGTCCAGCGAATAAAGCGGATGCCATTCGGTGATTTCAGGACGTGGTTCTCTTAAGGCTTCCAGCATCCATTGATGTAGTCCAAAGCTGTACGGATTAATTAACGTCGCCAGCAATACAACGACAATCATCAACGCCAAGCGTCGCAGCATGCCGGAAGCTTTCCAGCCATACGACGTGGCCGCTTCGATCATGCGGCAAGCCAGGTAAACGCACAGGACGCCAACGCCAGCCATGAAGCCGCCGTGCGTATTGGTCCAGAGGAAGCAGAGCGGGACAGCCAGCCACATCAGTTTCACCCAGCGATGATTCCAGCTGAAAGCATCGGCCGGTTCGCCGCGACGAAGCTGACTCAGCCACGGCAAATTCCAATGTCCCTGCCAGCCGGTGAATGCGAATTCAAGCAGAACCAGCAAGAGAGCAAAGAATCCAAAGCTGAACAACTGCGGGCGAACGTTCCAATGATTCGTCAGATTCACGGCGATCAGTAGCGAAACGACGACGACCGGCAGCGGGTTTTTGGCAAACGCTTTCGTCTTCCAAAAAGGGACAAAGCAGATGGCTAAACCGAGCAATGTTTTGAGCAGAAGCAAACCGGCTGGGCCAATCGTGTCGACCCCAATCGCGAGGGCCAACTCGCTGAGGTTCTCGTGATTGATCCAGCGGTAACCGTTGGCGGTGTAGCTGTAGGTGGTCGTGCGGGCGAGGCCATCGCGGAGGGCATCGCGGCCATATTGGACGTGACCCCATAAGTCGGGATCGGCACCGTTGGGACTAACGGCAATGGCTGCCGCGAGGAGTGTGCCTGCGACGATCGCCCAAGCCGCCCACGGACGCGAGGTGTTGTTTTCTGGTTGCGATAACGAATCTTGCACGATGAGGCACGCCTGATTGCTTCGAAATGGACAGACCCATTGGTCAACCATAGGTTGCAAACCAGGGGTGAAGATGGCTTTTCAAGGAGAGAAAGCAGGGCCGGTTTTCCGAAACGATAGGGACGGCGGCGGCAGAATCGTTACAATCGGACGGCGGTGATTGCCCCGAAGTCAGAAACGATCGAAGCGAAAGAATGGTTGCCCAACCAATGACGGCCACACGTCCCGACAAAATCGACACGAAGCGATGCTACCGGTTCTATACGCCGCGGCGGCTTCGCTACTACGATTTGGTCGTTCATGGCATCTCGAATCGTTTCTTTTGGAGCTGTCCTACCGCTCTTCTGCGATGCTGGTTCGAGGATCACGTCAGCGACAATCACTTGGACGTTGGCGTGGGGACCGGTTACTTTCTCGCCCGCAGTTCGCAGCTTTCCGAAAAGAGTCGCGTGGGACTGCTCGATGCGAATTCGCGCTGCTTAAAGAAGACCGCCAAGCGGATTGCCAGGCTTCAGCCGGAGGTGATTCAAGCCAATCTGGCCGAACCGCTCCCAGAGGGAATTCAGCCGTTTGCGTCGATCTCGATGATGTATGTGCTGCATTGTCTGCCTGGCGATGGCGAGTTTCGGCGAAAGGTATTGCGGAATGTGCTTTCGCTGCTTGAGCCACGCGGCGTGCTGTTTGGCGCTACCATCTTAGGCAAACCGCAGCCCTCGAACTGGCTCGCGCGGCAACTGATGGCGTCTTACAATCGGCTGAAGATATTCGGTAACGTGGAAGATACCGAAGTCGGCTTAAACGACTTGTTGATGGAATCGCTGCACGAGGTGGTCATCGAACGGGTCGGTTCAGTCGCTCTCTTTCGTGGAACGAAGCGTCACGGCTGATCGAAGAACGCGGAGCGAGCACGCGTGTTGAGCCAGAAACGGCGATCGCTTTCCATGGGAACTTTGTCGGCAGCAAACGCTTCCGCGTCGCGTTCGTCTTGAAATCGACCTGCTGGCGATTCCAGGACAATTCGTGCTGCCGCAGCTGTGTTCGTTTTAGCGACAAACGCACGAGCCGTCGCCACGGCGAAGCGTTGTCCAGGATAAAGCGGTGCTCCGGTGCGATCGAAAGACCACTGCTCGAGATGGACTGGAACGAAAAGGTCTTCGCTTTCTTCGACGTCGACGTACGGCTGCAAGTTTTCCGGCAACGTGCCGACCGCTTGCCGCGAAAGGAACAGATGGCTGCGGCCCACATGCGAAGCGTACAATCCCCACGCTGGCCACGGATCGCCAAGACCGATGAGTTCCAGCGTAGGAAACAGGATCACCGTCAAGCAAATCAATTGAGCGAGACGTGTGCCGATGGTGGAGGGAATCGGTTTTTCTTCGGCATCGGCCGCGGGTTCAAAGGCGAACAGCAAGATGGCCTGGGCGATGAAAAAGAGGTTCCAGAGCAGAACACCGAGACTGTGAGACAAGCCCAGCGGACCGAGCACCAGCAGCAAGCCAACATGCATTAAACAAGCGGCTACCATGCCCAAGCGTCGCGTGCGAGGCATCAGCAGCAGTACAAATGCGGCTAGTTCAAACGCAGGAAACGCCAGGGCGAGCCATTTCCAGGGGCCCAGTTCTTGGGGCGTCAACGATTGCCCGGCAAAGGAGGCGAGCGTTACCAGGAAGTCGCTGCCGAGTTCATAAACAAAGGATGGATTCAGCTTTGACAGGGCCGAGTAGAAGTAAATGCTAAGCGTTACGCCGATAGCCAGCTTTCGCGCGAGCTTCGCCGGAGCGAGGCCAAAGAAGAGGCTTAGTACCGCGAACTGATACGCCCAGGGCTGAAAGCGGTGCTGGTTGAGCAAAAAGCAAAGCAGCAGTGCCGTGGCGATCGTCAGCCAGAGGATCGACGCATAGCTCGACTTCGGACCGATGGCCAACAGAGAAATTGCCGCGAGCAGCATCACACTGAAGCCAACGATATCGACGACGCCTGGCACGTCGTACAACGCCCCGAAGAACGGCACGGCCGGAAAGTCGCTGATGTTGACCCACAGCGGATAAGTCGCGGCGGTGAGAAGGATTAGCGAGAAGGCGACCAGCCGCTGGTAAATGGAAAAGGCTCGATCTGTGGCAGATCGAGCCTCGCTGGTCGGTTGTGACGTTTCGTTCACGAAATGGCTGACCTTTACGAGTCGTCTTCGGTCGAAGCTTCGGTTTCTGAAGACTCCTCAGTTGGCTCGGCCGCTTCTTCGGCTGGCTTCTCCTCCGAGGCTTCCGCTTCCGGAGCTTCTTCCGCCGGTTTCTCCTCGGCGGATGCTTCGGCAGGTTCTTCCATTTCAGCCGCTGGCTTTTCTTCCATTGGCTCGGCCGGTTTCGCTTCTTCCTCCATCGGAGTTTCTGCCGACTCGGTCATTGGCTTTTCTTCGGAGGTGTCCGATTTTTCTTCGCTCTTTTCTTCGTCCGACTTCTTGTCGTCGGCCGGAGCTTCATCGGGGCTCCAAGCTGGTTCAACGAACAAGTCGTCGTTGGCTCGCAGCAGATCGATCAGCGGGAAGTTCGGCGAGATGTCCTGGTCGAACTGGTTCAACAGCGAACGGTACTCTTTGATCGAATCGGCGAGCACGTCGGCCGAAGCATCGTCACGCAGTTCCGGGTATTCGTCGTAGATGGCGATCCACTTATCCCAGGCTTGTTCGTACAGTTCGCGAGCTTTCACCAGGTTCGCGTCCTTGTAGGCTTCGTGAGCTTCAAAGACCAGACGGCGAGCTTCGATCGTGCGATCGGTGCTTTCCGACAAGGCTCGTGTACGCCAGTAATTAAACGCAACGATGTCTTTTTGACGATCGATCACGCCTTTGAGGAATTCCATTTCGTCCAGCTTGTTGGCCAGCTTGGAAGCCTCTATGGCGTCGGCGCTGTTGGCCTTTTGCATGTGCTTGACGATTTCAAATCGCGACACGCGAAGCGATGGCTGAGCTCCCTTGGCCAAGCTGATCTGTTCTTCGGTGCGATCTGCTTCGGGAGTGTTCAGTGCGGCCTGGGTTTCCTCGGGCAGCTTGGCGAACTTTTCCTGGTAAACCTCATCGCGGAACTTGCCGTAAGCGTTCTCGAACTCTTCGTCGGACTGGGCAATTTCCTTGGCCAGACGTTCCGAGTCGTTCAGCTTGATGGGAATACCGTAGGTCGATGGAAGTTCGTGGTCGCCGAATTCTTTCCACTCTTTATGAGCTTGGGCCCAAGCGGCCTGAGCTTTTTCGGAGATGTGCCCTTCCTTCTCGATTGCTTCGCCGAAGTTCATTAAGCGTTTGGCTGGGTACTGATAGAAAATCGTCGGCGACATGGCCCCGATGCTTCCCGCCCCAGCGTCGACCACTTCCGTAGCCCATTGATCCCACAAGCGTGCGACGAGCCAATGATCTGGCTTGCCTTCCTGGACTCCTTCGGCATCTTCAACAACCGAATAGTTCGTTCCTTCCAGATGCTTCTGGATTTCGTCGTGGAAGAGATCGTCTTCGGGGAAGATCTCGCGGTACTGAACTTTTTCGTCCGCGTTGCCGAACTTGTTGCCGAAGAAGTGGGCAATCGAGTTCATCATGCGGGGTTCGTTGTAGTTGTACTCGGTACCATCCATGTGATAGTTGATACCACGCTTGACCCACAAATAACGGTGCTTGTAGTTGTCGAACTCACGCGACACGTTGTACGACAAGTTCCAAGCTTGGAATTCCCACACCTTCAATAAGTGTGGATTCAAGTACGAGATGGTTTTGGCGGTTGCCTCCATCAGTGTGTACTGCTCGGTCTTCTGGTACTCGTTCAAGTTGCTCCAGAGGAACGTAATGGCGACACCGTCCAAGCCCAACAGCGAAAGCCGCATTGCTTCACTGGCTGGGTCGACTTTCCCCAGTTGTGCGTCAGAGATGTTGTACTCGCGCCGCATTTGGGCGAGCATCCCGCCTGGCTGGTCGGAGGTTGCCGGACGGCTGATGAGCGAGACCGCGATCAAAATCACGATCATGCAAACGCCGTAGATAACTTTATGGATGAAAGATTTATTCTTGCTCATGCTGCGATTTCTTTCGATTTCAGAAAGAAGTAGCCGACCGCGACGAGGGCGATCAAGAAGCCGAACACGGTAACAAATTGTTCCGCGACGACGGCGA is a window of Bremerella sp. TYQ1 DNA encoding:
- the ilvB gene encoding biosynthetic-type acetolactate synthase large subunit, which translates into the protein MLGADIMIESLVRHGVEVLFAYPGGCSMPLHQALTRYKDKIRTILPRHEQGGCFAAQGVARSTGKVGAAMATSGPGATNLVTAIADAKLDSIPLIAISAQVPRAVIGSDAFQETPIVEVCRGITKHHYLVTDIKDLCRIMKEAFHIATTGRPGPVLIDIPKDVQLEQTVPDWDCEMNLPGYNIQSRLAKPEQIRQVAAAIKRAKRPIIYAGGGIITSEASEELRELVKKTGIPTTMTVMGLGTLPNSDPLSLDMLGMHGTVYANLAVSECDLLIGLGVRFDDRVTGKLAEFAKDAKIVHIDIDPGELNKNKIAHIPIVSDLKPALKMLNEVVEAPDDISDWVAHCQDMKKKDPLTYNKDFEGILQQHAIAELSRMTQDRETIISVGVGQHQMWAAQFYQFKKPRTWLSSSGLGTMGFGLPAAMGAQAANPDALCIDIEGDGSFQMNIQELATCYCENLPVKVLLLNNQHLGMVVQWEDRFMAGNRAHTYLGPIHHEEWYGKGEDIYPKETYPNFVQIAKGYGCGGATIRAKADLVPALEEMINYDGPYVLDVQVPYQEHVLPMIPSGMTVKEMIKS
- a CDS encoding glycosyltransferase family 2 protein, yielding MTTSLPTPASGASTWEPIDDHPLDLAPYEFRLAEAVQISDELFTENDSQNVEVDFPVPHDFRLSVIVPVFNEETTIATVIQRLMQLPFRSEIVIVDDGSTDGTRDVLTRLAHFCDLKIVYHTENHGKGAAIRSALPQVTGDVVVIQDADLEYDPQDLVHVIRPIVTGEADVSYGSRFLKPDNATKQVSWVRQLGNQTLTCVSNCLTGLHLTDMETAFKAFPRNVIQQIEIEENRFGVEPEITAKLAKRNYRFVECPVQYHAHDWSSSNKIGWKDGIEALWCILRYRLAD
- a CDS encoding bifunctional 2-polyprenyl-6-hydroxyphenol methylase/3-demethylubiquinol 3-O-methyltransferase UbiG, producing MVAQPMTATRPDKIDTKRCYRFYTPRRLRYYDLVVHGISNRFFWSCPTALLRCWFEDHVSDNHLDVGVGTGYFLARSSQLSEKSRVGLLDANSRCLKKTAKRIARLQPEVIQANLAEPLPEGIQPFASISMMYVLHCLPGDGEFRRKVLRNVLSLLEPRGVLFGATILGKPQPSNWLARQLMASYNRLKIFGNVEDTEVGLNDLLMESLHEVVIERVGSVALFRGTKRHG
- a CDS encoding DUF1559 domain-containing protein codes for the protein MTACKVHRSAKAFTLVELLVVIAIIGILIALLLPAVQQAREAARRSQCANNLKQMGLALHNFHDTYDRFPPGNANNSPPFGTGTVSVGGASWMAYIMPFLELNNAYEQADFLSQNFNATSITNALSNKEFAVYRCPSNPIQKQFADYTPNAMIPDYVGIGGHVAGYGGIGASDYSADTNKGMWATNGSLIKIGKLGFKDITDGSSNTMFVGEVGDWVYDSSGAKQDYRPGFYHGFAAGWQTNTNPHRAHNITIVRYLVNPGEKQTFTTSATDGVYYDGYNSPLRSAHPGGVQILMGDGSTTYLAETADIAYVAKLANRADGEVLGGS